The sequence CGAGATACTGGACGAGGTTGTATGTGAACGAATCGTAGTTGTCGATAACAAGCAGCATAATTCGAAACTACTGCAGAAGTTCGATCGCTTCCTTATTCTGTGTCTTTTTCGCCAGATCGAGCGCGGTCTTGCCCTCTTTGTTCTTGAGCGATTTGTCCGCGCCTTTTTCGAGGAAAAGCTTGATCATCTCTTTGAGGTCGGCGCGCGAGATCTTCGTATTCTGCGCGACAAACATCAGAACCGTCGTGCCGTCGCTTTCGGGCACATTGATGTTCTTCGTCTTTTCGAGAAGCATTTTCACAACTTCCAGATCGGCCCGCGTCGCCATCGCATGCTCCGAGATCGGGACCGCGCCGTCGGCGTCGGGTTGATCCGGGTTGGCGCCCTTGTCGAGGAGTTTCTTGATCGTCGACGGTTTGTTGAGAAGGACCGCGACGTACAGGACCGTTTGCCCCTTCGTCTTTCCGACCGTTCCCGTGCTGTTCGGGTCGGCTCCTTTCTCAAGCAGAAAATCGAAGTTCTCGAACCGTTCGTTTTTGAGCGCGGCGTAAAGCGGCGTGCGTTCCGCGCCGTCCTTGAGATTCAGATCGGCCTTTTCCGACAGTATTTTGAGCGTTTCGACGGTCGAGTTCAAAACCGCGAACGTCAGTGCGGTGTCGCCGGTCTTGTTGCGTACGTTCGGATCCATACCGGCTTGCAGAAATAGCTTGACGTTCGCCGCCTCGCTCTGTTTCAATGCCTTGAAAAAATCGTCCTCGGTAAAATTAAAGCCGCGCGCCTTGAGAAGGCTCTGCGCCATCTCCGGCGTCGTTTCCGTTGAACGCGCTCCGCATCCGGCAGCCGCAACCGCCAGAAGGAACAAAAGTATCAATTGCTTTTTCATCGTCTTACTCCTCGTCAAAATTCTCCGCCAAATCGACCGCTTTGACCAACGCCCGCGCCTTGTTGATCGTCTCTTCGTATTCTTTTTCCGGAACCGAGTCCGCGACGATGCCGGCGCCGGCCTGAATCGAAGCGTTTCCGTCCTTGAGCCGGATCGTGCGGATCGCGATGCAAGTGTCGAGATTATCGGCATAATCGATATAGCCGATCGCTCCCGCGTAGACTCCGCGACTGTCGGGCTCGAGTTCATCGATGATCTGCATCGCACGGACTTTCGGCGCTCCGGAAACGGTTCCGGCCGGAAAACACGCGGCGAGCGCATCGAACCGGTCGCGGTCCTTTGCGAGTCGCGACCGCAAGCTGGTCACGAGATGCTGGACGTGCGAGTATTTCTCGATCTTCATCAGTTCCGCGACCTCGACCGAGCCGTATTCCGAAACGCGTCCGAGATCGTTGCGTCCGAGATCGACGAGCATCACGTGTTCCGCGATCTCTTTTGAATCGGAACGCAGATCCTCGGCCAGCATCCAGTCTTCAGTCTCCGTCGCTCCGCGTTTCCGGGTTCCGGCGATCGGCCTGTATTCGACCTTCCTGCCGTGGCAACGGACGAGCATCTCGGGCGATGCGCCGATCAGGGTTTCGGAACCGAGATTGACGAAGAACATATAAGGCGACGGATTCGTCGTTCGGAGCGCGCGATAGATGTTGATCGGTTCGGCCCCGGTCGGGCGTTTGAACTTTTGCGAGATCACGACCTGATAGGCGTTGCCGGCGAGAATATGTTCGCGGACCGTCTCGACCGCGGCCAGGAAATCGCCTTTTTTCCAGTTCGAAACGAACTGCTTCGAGTCGGGTCTTTTTGCGGCGGTCGATATCGCCAACGGGCGTTCGCGCAGTTTCGCCGCGACCGATGCGGTTTCGGCGATGGCGCTCTCGTAGAGTTCGCGAAGGCGCGCGGGATCACCGTCGGCATCGTCGGTGAAGACGGTCGCGACGATCTCGATCCGCTGCCGAAGACGATCAAAGACGAGCATATTGCGAAAAAACATCCAGGCCGCCTCGATCCGTGCCGACGGCGCTTTTTTGCGGAGTGCCGGTTCGAACCAACGGGCCGTGTCATAGCCGAAAAAACCGACCGCGCCGCCGCACAAGGGAGGAAGCTTTTCGCGGCGCGCGAGTTTGTAGCGTTTGAAGTGGATGCGTAGAAAATCAACCAGCGTCCGGTCCGGATATGTCTTTCTGGACCCGTCCTTTTCGAGCGTCGTCAGAGAGTTTTTCGAACTGACGGTCATATACGGATTCGCGGCGAGAAACGAATACCTTGCGATGCGCTCGCCGCCCTCGACCGACTCAAGAAGAAACGACTGCGAGGCTCCGGCGGAGATCTGAAGGAAGGCGCTGACAGGCGTTTGAAGATCCGCCAGAACGCTCCGAACCACCGGGACGACGTTCCCTTTTTCGGATTCGGCGAGAAATTCTTCGAATGTCTGTGGAGAAAGCTCGAACATTTGAGATCTGTCTTGCACGGCCCGCCGCACGCCGGACTCAGAACTACTGCGCCGGTTTGAAGATCTTCGGCGATTGGTACGTTACGCCGAACGTGACGCCGGTGCGCGGGCTATATTTCGTCAGGCCGAACACCGCAGCGGTATCAAACCGCAAACCCGATGCACGAATCTGTGCGCCGACGCGAAACTGGCCGACGCTTTCGGTTCCGAGCGGCGCGCCGCGACTTCGCGTGTTGGCCCGGCCGTTCACTTCGCTGACCAAATTGATGCGGTCGTTGACGCGAAAAATTCCGGCGAGTCCGTAAAGCAGAACGTCATTCTGGCTGAAATTCCCGAGCGGCGCGGTCATTATCCCGAGACCGACGTTGCCGAAAATGTTGGCCAACGGCGAACGGTTCGGCCGTTTGCCGAATTTTTTCTGCAGCAGAACCTTGCTGAAAATATTGATCGTGTTCGTGCCGATGCCCCTCGCCTGATCGGTGTTCGGCATCTGATATCCGAACTTCATTCCGATCGCCGGCAGATTCTTGGACTCGTTGCGGAGTTTGACCTTTACCGACACTATGAAATCATCGAAATCGTTGGTCGAGTTGCCGGCGATGTTCAAAGGAATCGGCGACGGCGTGGACTGCGAGTTGATGGCAAGAAAATTCTGGATCGTCCCTTCGATCTGAATCTCGACGTTCGGTGCGAAACCCTGCCGCACGCGGATGTCGGCAACGCGCGTCAGATCGCCCTTGAGGCCGGAGAGCGGAAACTTCACATTCTGCAAGAAATCGACGCCGGCCGAAACCTCGATCGCTCCGGTGTTCGTGATATCGACGTCTTCGGTGAGCAGCGGACGCTGTTGCGCCAACGCCGCCGCGCAGGCGAGAGCGATTATCAAGAAACTCGTCAGTATGCGATTCATAGTGACTGATTTTCGCATTAATCGGAGGCGTTTGTAAATCCGTTTCCGGTTGCGATCGCAGAGTCTGTCGGTCGGATCAGTATTCGGGGCCGGAAGTGCATCAGATCTTCAAGACCGGCTCGTTGGAACGACCGTTCGCGCCGCGAGAGTTCTCACCGATCCAACTCTACGGTACGAACACCGACGGGATCACCGTATCGCCGGCAAGTCCGAACTGCGATACGGCCACGCCTTGCGTCGACTGCAGCAGATACCAGGTTCCGGAGCGAAAAACGGCTCGATCCGCCCGCCCGTCTCCGTCGTAATCGGCCGCCGCCGGAACGTCGCCGGCGAGGCCGAACTGTGTCACCGAATAGTTCTGGAAGTCCAAAAGAACGTGCCAGTCGCCGTTGCGGAAAACGGCCGCGTCAGTTCGGCCGTCACCATTGTAATCGGCGGGAACCGGACGGTCGGCCGCGAGTCCGAACTGGACCGAGATCAGGCCAAGCGACGAACGCAAGACGAACCAAGTACCGTTGCGGAAGACCGCGATGTCGGCCTTGCCGTCGCCGTCGTAATCGCCCACGACGGGCTTGTCGCCCGCGACGCCGAATTGCGATGTCGAAACCTGATTGTTCGAGAGGTTGAGAAAATACCAGGAACCGCTGCGAAACGCACCGAGTTCGGCGCGTCCGTCTCCGTCGATATCGGCCGGGACCGGCACGTCGGTGGCAATTCCGAACTGCACGATGGCGACTTGCGAGTCGCTGCTTCGCAGAATGTACCAGACACCGCCACGATAGACGGCGAGATCCGTCTTGCCGTCGGCATCGTAATCCGCAGGCACGAGCCGGTCGGTCGCGAGTCCGAATTGCGTTGAAACGAAGCCGTTCGAACTTTGCTGCAAATACCAGATTCCGGAACGAAATACGGAGACGTCGGAACGGCCGTCGCCATCGAAATCGAACTTCGTGGCCGTCGCCCCCGACTGATTTACCGTCAGCGTTTGCGCGCCGATCGTGACCGACGCGGAGCGCGCGTTGCGGCTCGTGTTCGGCGCGACGTTGAATGCCGCCGTGCCGTTGCCGGTTTGCTGCGGCGATGTGACCCCGATCCAGGTTGCGGTCGTCGTGGCCAACCAAGAACAAC is a genomic window of Acidobacteriota bacterium containing:
- a CDS encoding ankyrin repeat domain-containing protein — protein: MKKQLILLFLLAVAAAGCGARSTETTPEMAQSLLKARGFNFTEDDFFKALKQSEAANVKLFLQAGMDPNVRNKTGDTALTFAVLNSTVETLKILSEKADLNLKDGAERTPLYAALKNERFENFDFLLEKGADPNSTGTVGKTKGQTVLYVAVLLNKPSTIKKLLDKGANPDQPDADGAVPISEHAMATRADLEVVKMLLEKTKNINVPESDGTTVLMFVAQNTKISRADLKEMIKLFLEKGADKSLKNKEGKTALDLAKKTQNKEAIELLQ
- the trpE gene encoding anthranilate synthase component I yields the protein MFELSPQTFEEFLAESEKGNVVPVVRSVLADLQTPVSAFLQISAGASQSFLLESVEGGERIARYSFLAANPYMTVSSKNSLTTLEKDGSRKTYPDRTLVDFLRIHFKRYKLARREKLPPLCGGAVGFFGYDTARWFEPALRKKAPSARIEAAWMFFRNMLVFDRLRQRIEIVATVFTDDADGDPARLRELYESAIAETASVAAKLRERPLAISTAAKRPDSKQFVSNWKKGDFLAAVETVREHILAGNAYQVVISQKFKRPTGAEPINIYRALRTTNPSPYMFFVNLGSETLIGASPEMLVRCHGRKVEYRPIAGTRKRGATETEDWMLAEDLRSDSKEIAEHVMLVDLGRNDLGRVSEYGSVEVAELMKIEKYSHVQHLVTSLRSRLAKDRDRFDALAACFPAGTVSGAPKVRAMQIIDELEPDSRGVYAGAIGYIDYADNLDTCIAIRTIRLKDGNASIQAGAGIVADSVPEKEYEETINKARALVKAVDLAENFDEE